The sequence below is a genomic window from Paenibacillus sp. DCT19.
ATCTAATGTAACACCAGATAAAGAGCGATCCAGCGTCAATTTTTGTTGCAGTCGATCATACTGTACCACGGTTTGCTCATCTTCATTGGTTCGAAACGCAATGCCGAAGCGTTCTGCATCAAAATCTGTAATTTCACATTCTAGTTCATATGCAATGCCTTCGAAACCTGCAAAAGATGAGCTCTCATTATTCAGAGTGACATGTAGCTGTTCACCCGTTTCAGATGCTCGTAGCTTAGCCATTTCCGCAATGGGTCGCTGAATCAACTTGCCATCCCTCAACGTCAATTGCCGTGGAATCGTTAAGCAATGTGCCCATCCACTATCATCTGTGGGATACTCCAGATCAGGAAGTCCCATCCAGCCCACGAGAATACGTCTACCGTCTGGCGCGTTCATCGTCTGCGGTGCGTAAAAATCAAACCCACGGTCTAGCTCCTGGAAAGCACCATGGTCGAACACCCTTGTCTCTAAATCCAGAGCTTCACCAACAAGATACCCTGATTGATAAATGTTATTATATAAGTCACCTTCAGGCTGAATTCCTTGGGGTGAGAAGATTAGAACGCCCTGCTCATCTATTGTCATGTAATCTGGACATTCCCACATATAACCGAAATTCGGGAGTTTCGTTTCGATCTCTCCAAGAAATTCCCAATCCATGAGATCTGCTGAACGATACATTACGGCACATCCCGTTTCATTGGTTCGCTGTGCTCCAATCACGCAGTAATACAGCTTTCCAACTTGCCAGACCTTCGGATCTCTATAATGTTCGGTATATCCTGAAGGTACTGAATCAATTACAGGCAGAGGAACTTTCACCACTGAACCGCTTTCATCCATTATGGCTAAGCATTGATAAGGATGCCTGATCCATTCTTCATCCCTTGAATTACCGGTGTAGAGTAAATGCAGCTTGCCATCTTTTTCGATTGCACTGCCGGAGTAGGCTCCATGTGAATCATATTTCTCCCCCGGGCTTATTCCGATGCCAACATTTTCCCAGTTAACAAGATCTGTTGAACGAGTGTGATACCAGTATTTCATTCCATGCTCGGTTCCGAGAGGGAACCACTGGTAGAACAAGTGATAGTGACCTTCATAATAGGAAAATCCATTAGGGTCATTCAGTAGTCCTGTAATGGGTTGGATATGATACCGCTGTCTCCACGGACACGCAGATATCAATGCTGTAAGCTTATCCATTTCACCTGGTTCTGCTTGTTCTATCCGTCGATAGCGCTGTTCTCTATTCATTTTCATAACCATTCCACCCTTACGTTGTAAATCAAAATGTAGCTACACGCCACAAAAAATGTGCACGAATTATTTTGCAAATAGGAACCGGTTCCAAATCTAACAAAAAAATAATTCCACCTGCGTTTCTCATTCAGTGTCGATTCGATTTACCTGTAAAGACATTCGAATGGAACCGGTTCGATGGAATTATCATAAAGGAACCTTTTATAGTTTGTCAACGCTTTCGCGTGGAATAATTTCAACATCAAGTACAGTCTGCTTCTCCACCACACCACCTTGTACGAGTCGAATGATGTGATCTGCCGCCAATTTCCCCGCTTGTATATAGTGAAATTTCACAGTCGTCAGTGTTGGATGAATCATCTCCGTAATATCATACCCACCGAATCCTGTGACGGACAATTGCTGTGGAATGCGTATTTTGTTGGAGAAGGCGGTTTTCATCACTCCAAGTGCAATGTTATCCGTTGCCCCAACGATGATGGTCGCTTTGCGATCCCGAACAATAGCTTCTGCCGTTACAACCGCTTCTGACATTTTAAAGCTTGTTTCATGATATGTAACCTGACATTCACCACATTCTGCGATAGCCCGTTTGAAACCTTGCTTACGATGAATACCTACTGCCTGATCTCTCTCCGTAACTCCCAAATACACAATGTTACGATGTCCTTGCTGAACGATGTATTTCCCCATCTCATACCCTGCTTGATCATCATTATGAACTAAACTATGGATATTCGGATGTTGTTGACCAACTAATAGAACTGGGATGCCAATCTCTTCAATAGCTTTAAGATGTGCTTCGGTTACTTCCGCGGCAAGAAGAATAATACCTGATACTTTCTGTCTAGCAAAATCATATATGCCATCAATCTCTCGTTTCATGTCCTGGCTTGTATTCGCAATTAACATCTGGTACTGATTATTGCGCAGTTCTTCATCGATCCCGATTAGGGTCTGTGACGTTGCAAACGAATCAAGCCTTGGCACAACTGTTCCAATGATGCTTGTTTTCTTCGCCTTCAAACTCTGTGCAAACGTATTGGGGACATAGTTATATTGTTTGATGATCTGCTCAATCTTCTGCCTGGTGTTCTCGCTTACCGACCCTCCGTTTAGGAACCGGGAGACGGTACTCTTCGCAACACCCGCCATCTGAGCAATATCAGAAATGGTTTTGTTCATATTTACCCCTTTGATTTCATTAAAATGTAAAGTAATATCTGTTCATATTATACTTCGAAGCTTCGCGTATGGCGAATCTGTTCTACATTGTTAAACTTAAGCGTATAACACTTCGCTCTCCTATGACAGAATGTCCTTTAAAATTTGGCTTTTTAGAACATCCATGTCAACAGATTAAACACCAAAAAAACCAATCCATGTGAATGCATACTTTTGTATGACTCACATCAATCGGGCGGTTCTTTACGAACAATATTCAGATGGGATACCGCTCGCGCATCCTTCGTAATCAAAAGCGGACTTTTTGAACAACCTCTTATCGTTTTGTGAGTGTTGTTTACTTCCTATACTTCAATAATGATGGGAAGGATCATTGGTCTGCGTTTGGTCTGAGCATAGATGTAATGACCGATCTCGTCTTTAAGCTTTCGTTTGATCACATTCCACTGATTCACACCGGCTCCGGTTAATTCCTCCATTTTCCGAAGAACCAGCTCATGAATCTCATGCATAAACTCCTCCGAATCCTTCACAAAAACAAATCCTCGGGAAATGATCTCAGGTGAGGTAATCATATTTTTGTCGGTTTTGCTTACTGTCGTCACAATGACCAGCATTCCGTCCGAAGATAGTTGTCTCCTGTCTCGCAGCACAATGTTCCCAACATCCCCCATAATAAGGCCATCCACAAGGCTATTGCCCGAAGCAATCTTAGGACCGCGTGAAGCAACACCATCCTTGTACTGAATCATTTCCCCATTATTAACGATAAATACATGATCATTCTCAATCCCTACGGATTCTGCGAGTAAACGATGCTGGTATAACATACGGAACTCCCCATGGATCGGAATTAAATAATCAGGTTTCATCAGTGTTAGCATGAGCTTGAGCTCTTCCTGACTACCATGTCCGGATACATGCATGCCTGAAGCGCCGCTTGATCCATAGATCACTCGTGCTCCGAGAACATACAGATTATCAATCACATGGGCAAGATCTCTTTCATTACCAGGAATCGCTCCAGCCGCAATGATTACGGTGTCTCCTGCCGCAACTCTCACATGAGGATGCTTACCTGCTGCAAGTCTAGATAGTGCCGCCATCGGTTCGCCTTGACTACCTGTACATAACACAACAACTTGCTCAGGAGGGAATTGATCCGAGTCAATCGCTTCAATTAACAATCCATCAGGAACATGTAGATATCCTAGCTCGCTCGCTACAGACACAACATTAACCATACTTCTGCCTAATAGCGCAAGTTTGCGACCCGTTTCAAATGCTGCATTTACAATTTGCTGAACCCGGCTCACATTGGAAGCAAACGTAGAAATAAAAATCTTTTGCTTCGCACGGATAAACGCATCCAAGATATGGTCACCAACGACACGTTCAGAGGGGTGAACCCTGGACGTTCGGCATTGGTACTTTCAGATAACAATATATTCACGCCTTGTTTACCAATCTCGCTCATTCGATGTAAATCCGGGTAAGGTCCGTTTACTGGTGACATATCAAACTTGAAATCCCCTGTATGGACGACGTTACCTCCTGCTGTCTGAAAGAAAATACCGAGGCAATCCGGGATACTGTGACTTGTTGCAAAAAAGGAAACATCAATCTGCCCAAGCTTGATACTTGAATGTGCATCGATCGTATGCATATCTGTGTTGCGAAAAAGCCCATGTTCCTTAAGCTTTAACTCGATTAACCCTCGGGTCAATCGGGATGCATACACGGGTATATTCAATTGTTTTAATAGATAGGGTATGCCTCCAATATGGTCTTCATGTCCATGTGTAACGACCAGCCCTCTAACCTTATCCAGATGCTCTAATAAATACGATACATCCGGAATGATCAGATCAATGCCTAACAATGTCTCATCCGGAAATTTAGAACCACAATCAATTACGATGATATCCTGATCGTACTGTATGATATACATGTTCTTGCCAATTTCATTCACGCCGCCGAGGGCTGCAATATATAACTTGTTATGCGCAAGGTTCAAATCAACAGATCCTCCTTTTCAAAGACTGGGGTTGTGGAACACGAAATAACGAACGCATTGCCTTCTTCCTATTATGGAAGTTCTCACTTCTCTTATACATGGAGTACTGAATTGTGTACCCCATTAAACATAGAAAAGAGCCCCTGATGAACATTCAAGTTCAACAAAGGCTCTTTCAAATCTAACTAATTAACTAATACTAATCATCGCAAACGAACTACACAAGCAAGGTTTGACGTTGAAGCAATACGTTTTGCTCATAGTTTTTGATCTCAGTAATCCATTGTTCACGCACCGGTACACCTTGCTGAGCACAGTAATAATCCCAGATAGCGCCAAATGGATAAGACTTGAATTCTTCTGTTAATGCCAGACGCAGGGTGTAATCCCCTTTAAGTTCGGCATCCTTCAACGCTTCAATCGGTTCTAACATCGCACGGAGCAATGCTTTTATCGTATTCCGTGTTCCAACCACCCATGCGGCCACTCGATTGATACTTGCATCGAAGAAATCGAGACCAATATGTGTAGTAGATAACAGATCATGACGCACAAGTTCACGTGCAATCTCAAGCAGCTCATCATCCATAATTACGACGTGATCACTGTCCCAGCGCATAGGGCGGCTTACATGAAGCAGTATACCACTCGTGAATAGAGCTAATGAAGACAATTTATTAGAGATGACTTCCGTTGGATGAAAATGCCCTGCATCCAGACAGATTAATGTATCATTTTGCAAGCCATACCCCATGTAAAATTCATGTGAACCTACCACATAAGCCTCAGAACCTAGACCGAATAATTTGCTCTCGACTGCATCCAGATTATGCTTCGGATCAAGCTCCTCAGCAAAAACCTCATCCAGAGCGTCTTTCAACCGTTTGCGTGGAGTCAACCGATCTACCGGGTTATCCTTGAATCCATCAGGAACCCATACATTGGTCACACAGGTCTGACCTAGCTGTTCTCCGAAATAGGCTCCGATGCGACGGGAAGCTTTGCAATGATCAATCCAGAACTTGCGAATTTCCGGATCAGGGTGACTCAGCGTGAATCCATCACTGGATTTTTCATGCGAGAAGCATGTTGGATTAAAGTCTAAACCGAGCCCTTGTTCCTTCGCCCACGTAACCCAATTCTCATAGTGTTTCGGCTCAATTTGATCCAATTCAACACGTTCATCCGTGTCTGCATAGATTGCATGCAAATTCACTTTATGTTTACCAGGAATGAGGGCAAAAGCTTGCTCCAGATCTGACCGAAGTTCAGTTGGTGTCGTTGCAGCTCCAGGGTATTGACCTGTAACGGAAATTCCACCTGTAAGCTCCCCTTCTTGATTCAAGAAACCTTTAACGTCATCTCCTTGCCAGCAGTGCACAGAAACCTTGATCTCAGCAAGCTTTTTTAGAACTTCATCCGTATCAATTCCGTGCTGCGCATATAGAGACTTGGCCGCTTCGTACGCTTGTTTGACTTGATTATCCATCAAGAACCCTCCCTATTACTATATACTATTATTCCTAATTCTGAAGGTATGCCCGTAATTCAATATGAAGCTTTGAGACAAACTCTATTAACGTGTGAACGCTGCTGGAACACCGCCATCAATGGTCATCATGCATCCCGTTGTTTTTTCCGACTTGGAAGAAGCGAAGAAAGCAATGCCTTCTGCGATATCTCTTGGATAGATATTAACAAGTAGCGTGGTACGTTTACGGTAATACTCTTCTAATTGATCCGGTTCGATGCCGTATGCTGCCGCACGCTCATTTCTCCAAGAACCGTTCCAGATCGCCGAACCTTGCAGAATAGCATCTGGTAGAATCGTGTTTACACGAATGCCATACTCTCCGCCTTCAGCCGCAATGCAACGAGCAAGATGAGCTTCAAGTGCTTTAGCAGAACTGTATGCGGATGCACTTTTTCCAGCATATACCGAGTTTTTGGAGCCGATGAAGACCATGCTGCCCCCGATTCCTTGTTGTTTCATCAGCTTGAAGGCTTCACGCGCAACGAGGAAGTAACCTGTACCCAGTACGTTCATGTTCAAGTTCCATTCCTTCAAGGATGTCTCGTCAAATGGGCTAGAAGTCGCTAACCCTGCATTGTTCACGATGATGTCCACGCCGCCATATTGTATGGCAACTTCGGCATATGCCGCTTGAACAGCCGCTTCATCGGTTACATCCATTTTAAGTGCATAAGCACGATTGGCGCCATATTGATCATTAATCTCCTGTGCGACCTTCTGTGCACCTTCAAGATTCAGATCAGCGAGGACAACATGTGCTCCTTCAGATACCAATCTACGCGCTGTTTCACTTCCGATGCCTCCAGCGCCTCCTGTAATGAAAGCAACTTTACGAGAGAACTCCGTCTCCGCTGGTGCAAGAGAAAGCTTGTATAGCTCAAGTGGCCAGTATTCCACATTGTAAGACTCATTGGCACTAAGCGATACGAATTGTCCGAGACTGGTTGCCCCACGCATCACGGCAATGGCTCTATGGTACAACGCTCCACTGACCTGGGAAAGCGCCCAGCTCTTACCTGTGTTAATCATACCTACGCCTGGAATCAAAATAACCCGTGGTGCAGCTTCGAACATCACATCGCCTTCATTTTTGTTGCTTTCAAAATATTGTTGATATTGCTCTTTATACGCTGCTACGCCATCAACCAGCTTCGCTTGAAGTCCTTCAATATCGTCTGCATCAGGTGTCCAATCAATAAACAATGGTACCACTTTGGTATGTACCAAATGATCCGGGCACGCTGCTCCAACTTGGGATAGTTGCGGTGAGTCAGCTCCACCTACGAAAGCAAGAACGTCATCTTGATCGTCAAAGGACAAAATCATTTTTTTGCTATCTGATACCGCTCCTCGAATCGTTGGCATCACACGAGATACGATCTCACGACGAACCTCAACTGCAAGTGCCGGATGCTTCACGCCGCCAAACAGGCTTGCCTCGTCTACCCTTGCTTCAATGAAAGCTTCCGCTTCGTTGATGATTTTGATTGTCTGTGCATAACACTCTTCTGACGTCTCTCCCCAAGTAACCAATCCATGCTTCTCCATGAGTACAAGCTCTGCATTGGGATTGGCGAATACGCTTTCAGCAATCATTTTAGATAATGTAAAACCAGGACGCACATACGGTACCCATACGAAGCGGTCTCCGTAAATTTCTCTTGCTAATTCTTTTCCGTTATCTGCACAACACAAACTAATTATGGCATCTGGGTGTGTATGGTCAACATGTTTATATGGAAGGAACGCATGTAAGAGTGTCTCAATGGAAGCACGTGGGTGTTTGGAATCAATCATGCAATGCCCCAAATACTCAACCATCTCTTCATCTGTCATGGATTCCCGTTCAATTAATGGACGAATGTCCTCAAGTGCAAGTCCTGTAAAATGCTTCGCTTGCATGGAGCCCAAGTCAGAGCCGCTACCTTTAACATACATAACTTCGATCTCACGACCACGGAAATCGTGTACTGTTGTTTTGGTCGATGTGTTCCCGCCGAAAATATTGCACACACTGCGATCGGCACCAATCAGATTGGAGCGGTAAACCAATTGATCTAGTCCTGTTGTTTTCTCTGAAGCCTGCGCTGAATTCCATAAACTCTGTACCATTCGTTTCCCTCCGATAATGTTTGTTTTATTCCTAATCAGAGTTTAACATCTTTGTTTTGTTTTGAAAACAAAAAGATTTTAAATATAAACGGAAATATTCAAAAACACTTAGAAGTGATGACAAAAAAGCACCCATCCACATCCAAAGATGTGAACAGGTACTCTTTAGTTTTAGACTTCAACCCAACTTATCGACGTCGGGCAAAATCAACAAATTTAAACTTATCGGGACGATGTCTAGATTCCGTGTACTGGAACGGGCTGGCATCCTCAAGGTACACTTGGCTCCTCACCACAACAACGTTATGAAATCCATCCAGATCAAGCCATTTCCGATCCTCTTCCGTAGGCTCTTCAACCAATATCTCTTTCTTGGCAAACGAAATGGCGAGGCCCAGCTCTCCTTCAATATACTCGTAGATCGAATTATTGCAGATTTCCTTGTTAAGCCCCGGAACAAGCTTCTGGCTAATATAATCCTTATCCAGAATGACATGCTCCCCGTCTACATTACGCACACGTACAATTTCCCAGACCTTCTCGTTCAGCGCAAAGTTAATCTGCTTGAATAAGTTCTGATCCACTTCTCGCTCTTCGAACACGTTAACATATGTCTTCGCACGGTGACCCATTTTTTGGGCTAGTTCTTTGAAGCTTACAAGACCAGAAATAGGAAAGTCAATTTTGCGAATGTCCAATACAATGGAACCTTTGCCTTGAATCTTCTGGATGTATCCTTCTTCATATAACATTTTCAATGCTTTGCGGATGGTCTCTCTGGACGTTTGATATTGCTCAGTCAGATCCAGCTCAGATGGAAGCAGTGTTCCTGCCTCGATTTCCCCTGTCCGAATATCTGCTGCGATATCCTCATAGATCCGAATAAATTTATTATTCATTAGTCATCACCACTGTTCATTACCCTTATTATTGACTTATATAGCATCTCATTATAGCATGAGCGTTTTCGATAGCAAAGGTAATGAAGGGTTATGCACTGAAGCTCTTCACGCGCTGCCTCATATTCTTTGTCCCAGTGACATGGTTAAGACAAATCTCGATTCATTTCCAGCGTACTTATTAGCTTCTGCAATCGATAAATTAATGCAGCAGCTTCAGCTCTGTTCAGATGCTGCAAAGGACGGAAGCTTCCATCTTCATAACCTGTAAGCAAATATAGTTCAGCGAGCTCCTTCACTTCCTCCGTTGCCCAGTGGGATACATTGACTTGATCTGTGAAGGCAATCCGACCTGATTTTGACTTGGAATTCGGTTCCGAGTTCAGTGCGCGAACTACATTGGCAATGATCTTCGATGCTTGTTCACGGGTCACAAGTGCATGGGGCGCAAATTTCCCGTTACCCATCCCATGAACCATATCATGTCTGATTGCAGCTTCAATCTCAGGGGCAAACCAATCTTCTACGTTTACATCCTCAAAAGCGTGATCATATTGGGCTGACGTATCCAGCTTCAATAAACGAACAAGAAGTGCCGTGAATTCTGCCCGTGTGATTGGACGCCGAGGTTCAAACCGTGTTTCACTTACACCTTGAATGATGTTTTGTTCAGCAAGCAATGTAATCTGTTCCTTGTTGAATGTATGATCGATGTCTACAAATTTTAATTCCTTTTTGATAGGCAGTGGTGTTTGCTTGTCCTGTTCCGGATTCTTATCCTTGTCTGCTTCTATAACAACCGATGCTGAATTATCCGACTTGTCGGATGAAATCCCGGAAGCACTTCCGTCACCTACGTTTGAAGATGGATACGCTAATGTCGTGACAGATGCGATCTGTCGTTCGCTTCGTTCTCCAGCCTCATTTTCAGTCCAGACTTGTACTTCATAATGCTGTCCACCTGTAAGTCCCGTCCAAGTATAGCTTCGCTCTTTCCCGCGATAAATTTCCCGCCCGTTATACTCAACAACAATCATCTCATTACGGGAATCCAAATTCCATCTAAGTACGATATCACTCGTCCCTCGGGCTACAGCTGAAACCGTAAATTTGTCTGAAGGCAACGTTTCGAATTCTGGCACAGTAATCTGCGAACCATCTCCCGCCTCATTATAAGGAATGATTGCAAAATTGTTATAACGCTCAGCCGTATTCAGCCCTGATAGATGCACGGACGTTTCGGTTGTTGTTGCAAGAAGTTCCCCATCTTGATAGATTCGATATCCAGATGCACCCGGAACGATCTCCCATAGGATATCTGCACCATGCTGTGTACGATCCTGCACGATCGGCTGAGTTGTTGGATCGCCCGGCAAAGTGACAGCATTCAGTTGATAGGCAGCTTCACTCACCCCGGATTCGTTCAACGTGCGGATCGTGTAACTATAGTGACTTCCAGGCTCCAGAATCTGGTCCTCATAAAATAACGCATCTATAGCTACTCGGCTGATTTCTTCGCCATCCCTTTCAATAATGAACTGATCGGCTCCTTGTACATGGCTGTGATCAAACAATAGACGAATGCTATCCTTCGTTGAACGATAAGCAACTTCCGGTGGTGCATCCGGCTTCGTCAGAAGATCATACGATAGCTTCGCCGAAGCATCGCCTTGCTCATTTTCCGTGTACAGTTCAACGATATACTTCGTCCCAGCATCTAGTTGATCCATCACCAGCTCCTTCTGCTTGCCTCGATGAACCTCAATTCCATCTAACAACACCACAAATATTTCGTTCGAATACGGAAATTCCCATATCATACTAGCCTGTGTTGTCTCTGGACTCAATTTCATTTCAATCGATTCCACATGGGGCTTGGTATAAAACGGTGAAACGACAATTGGACTCCCCTCACCAGTCGCATTGTATGGAACGATCTGAACGTCAGTATATGGTGCAGCGCTCGTAAGATGTGTAAGTTTGAACTCGGTTATCTCATGATCATCTATTGTGGAGATCATTTGATCTCCAATACGAATGATATACCCCTCTGCACCTTGCACTTTATCCCAAATAAGTACAGTCTCCGTCTGGCTAACCTCTTGTGGTAACACTGGATCCAGCGTCGTAGCAGGCAGCATTTGTATTCCTACGTCAAATCCCGATTCACTATCCCCTGATGCATTGGAGGTTCTAATCGTATAGGTGTACTTCTCTCCTGGTGTTAGACCACTATCCTCATGCGATGCTGTACCTGCCGGTACTCTCCCTACCTCAATACCATCACGCAAAATGATTAACTGGCTCGCCCCTTCAGTAGAGCTACCTGTTAGATCAAGGACTACCGATTCATCGGTAATATCTGAGACCGTTACCGTCTGTGGAGAAAGTGGCTTGGTTAACACTTCAATCTGAACAGCTTCTGAACGTTGTCCATCCTCATTCAATGCGACAAGCTCAAGTGTGTAAGCTGTTCCACTCTCCAGATTGACGAGCTGCGCCAGAGATTCAGTCACCGTTTGTATCTCACCTGTAACCTTGTTTCGAATCTCATAAGCAGTTGCCCCCTGCACCGGCTCCCATTTCAAGCCCATCTCATGGGTGCCATTATTTTTCGTAATAGCCGTGCCACGAATGGGTTCTGTTTGCGTCGTTACCGAATAGTTAAGTGCTTTCCCTTCACCACTACCGTTAAATGCACGAAGCGAATAGACATATTTAGTACCCGGAGATAAATGCTTATCCTCGAAAGCAGTTTTGTCAGATTCGATTCGTGCAATAACCTGTCCATCACGTTCAAGGATATATCCATCTGCTCCTCGTACCTCTGATGTGGTCCAATCTAAATGCAACCCGGTTGTGTTCACATCGAGTGTTTTCATTTCATGCGGCTGGGCAGGTAAAGTCAGAATGGGCACGTCTACCTTTTCGGAGCTAGTTCCTTGTCTATTCAGGGCTCTCAGCGTATAGGCATACTGCGTTCCTTCCATTAATCCTGGTAAGATCACCCGAGTTTCTCGTCCACGATATATCTCTTGTCCCCCACGTTCAATCACATATTCAGATGCTCCCTCAACTACCGACCATGTTACTTCTGCCTGATGTGCTTCAGGTGTAATTACAAGATTGTCGGGCTGAGTAGGTTGGGATAGATGAATAAGCTGTGCGGACTCTCCCGCGCCTGATTCGTTGACCGCCTGCACTTCTAACACATATTCCATCCCAGGAAGTAGATTCGCTGCAATGTATTCAGGTTCAGAGGTTCTACCCACCTCAGTTCCATTCACACTCACAATATAGTTGTTAGCCGTATCTACTGGCTCCCACTTCATAGCTA
It includes:
- a CDS encoding fibronectin type III domain-containing protein, which codes for MGQRSFCYILSALREGINVYEGTETEYEDKRLESGTAYSYELVAENETGQGPASTTRTLMTLPDAVTALRISDSTTSSLRMSWDGVRGADHYAIYVNGVKQDTAPSGTEEWVVTGLVAGMNYELQVQAVNISGQGVSTSITGTTLPEVPSGLSADQLTETGAVVSWDAVSGATKYRVTIDGQSYEISDTHLTLRHLQASKHYTYQVGAGNAAGYGADAVGELLTLPSRPEGLTVTRTDETSIAMKWEPVDTANNYIVSVNGTEVGRTSEPEYIAANLLPGMEYVLEVQAVNESGAGESAQLIHLSQPTQPDNLVITPEAHQAEVTWSVVEGASEYVIERGGQEIYRGRETRVILPGLMEGTQYAYTLRALNRQGTSSEKVDVPILTLPAQPHEMKTLDVNTTGLHLDWTTSEVRGADGYILERDGQVIARIESDKTAFEDKHLSPGTKYVYSLRAFNGSGEGKALNYSVTTQTEPIRGTAITKNNGTHEMGLKWEPVQGATAYEIRNKVTGEIQTVTESLAQLVNLESGTAYTLELVALNEDGQRSEAVQIEVLTKPLSPQTVTVSDITDESVVLDLTGSSTEGASQLIILRDGIEVGRVPAGTASHEDSGLTPGEKYTYTIRTSNASGDSESGFDVGIQMLPATTLDPVLPQEVSQTETVLIWDKVQGAEGYIIRIGDQMISTIDDHEITEFKLTHLTSAAPYTDVQIVPYNATGEGSPIVVSPFYTKPHVESIEMKLSPETTQASMIWEFPYSNEIFVVLLDGIEVHRGKQKELVMDQLDAGTKYIVELYTENEQGDASAKLSYDLLTKPDAPPEVAYRSTKDSIRLLFDHSHVQGADQFIIERDGEEISRVAIDALFYEDQILEPGSHYSYTIRTLNESGVSEAAYQLNAVTLPGDPTTQPIVQDRTQHGADILWEIVPGASGYRIYQDGELLATTTETSVHLSGLNTAERYNNFAIIPYNEAGDGSQITVPEFETLPSDKFTVSAVARGTSDIVLRWNLDSRNEMIVVEYNGREIYRGKERSYTWTGLTGGQHYEVQVWTENEAGERSERQIASVTTLAYPSSNVGDGSASGISSDKSDNSASVVIEADKDKNPEQDKQTPLPIKKELKFVDIDHTFNKEQITLLAEQNIIQGVSETRFEPRRPITRAEFTALLVRLLKLDTSAQYDHAFEDVNVEDWFAPEIEAAIRHDMVHGMGNGKFAPHALVTREQASKIIANVVRALNSEPNSKSKSGRIAFTDQVNVSHWATEEVKELAELYLLTGYEDGSFRPLQHLNRAEAAALIYRLQKLISTLEMNRDLS